The following coding sequences are from one Lycium ferocissimum isolate CSIRO_LF1 chromosome 3, AGI_CSIRO_Lferr_CH_V1, whole genome shotgun sequence window:
- the LOC132048655 gene encoding uncharacterized protein LOC132048655 has translation MSTHRQNHRPFNNRTHNHSSPNYYHGSHQQQRRYNQRNNRMRPSYQSSRQNHYSNNHNVHNNLRTNNYSSFGGNSSYTTVNHEDFDRQNHNNNNQNVHSNPHTNNYLSYGVSSSYTTTNHEDFAQQHWDQNQYRTPVFQPPLSYYPMGMVFPSIVVNNHSRYYPVPRYELIDDVYIATDPTELIETSRMLDHRNFITSQLVDSLYDYVSHLMDDMDIRDEDDDDVLKYLKIRTHSSPAKDGVDPDVVADSESEICAICQSEFEHEDSIGTLQCGHKYHMDCIRRWQMRKKDCPMCRASVLPSQEQRL, from the coding sequence ATGAGTACTCATAGACAAAATCATCGCCCTTTCAATAATCGCACCCATAATCATTCTTCACCCAATTATTATCATGGCAGTCATCAACAACAACGACGCTATAATCAGCGTAACAATCGAATGCGCCCCAGTTATCAGTCTTCTCGACAAAATCACTACAGCAATAATCACAATGTTCATAATAATCTGCGCACGAATAATTATTCGTCGTTCGGGGGTAATAGTTCTTATACAACAGTGAATCATGAGGACTTTGATCGacaaaatcacaacaacaacaatcagaACGTTCATAGTAATCCACACACGAATAATTATTTGTCGTATGGGGTTAGTAGTTCTTATACGACAACGAATCATGAGGACTTTGCGCAACAACATTGGGATCAAAATCAATATCGAACCCCTGTTTTTCAACCTCCTCTATCGTACTACCCGATGGGTATGGTCTTTCCATCGATTGTAGTAAACAATCATAGTCGATACTATCCTGTGCCACGTTATGAACTGATTGATGATGTCTATATCGCTACTGATCCGACTGAGTTAATCGAGACTAGTAGAATGTTAGATCATAGAAACTTCATCACTAGTCAACTGGTTGACTCTCTGTATGACTATGTATCTCATCTTATGGATGACATGGATATTCGTGATGAGGACGATGACGATGTAttaaagtatttgaaaataagaaCTCATTCTTCTCCTGCCAAAGATGGAGTCGACCCCGATGTAGTTGCTGATTCAGAATCAGAAATCTGTGCTATATGCCAATCTGAATTTGAACACGAAGATAGTATCGGAACATTGCAGTGTGGACATAAGTATCATATGGACTGCATCAGACGGTGGCAGATGAGGAAGAAAGATTGTCCCATGTGCAGAGCTTCGGTTTTGCCTTCACAAGAACAGAGATTATAG